A DNA window from Actinokineospora baliensis contains the following coding sequences:
- a CDS encoding phage tail tube protein produces MALDAAISIGAESAYGVSAAGTTDGYEGKADSWKASREPIESQGFRAGRQTLAADRRRVVDMGGEGELEVDMLDSGAGPLLRACWDAMTVSGGAGDAPTTLTFRTATTPASPSVTAQMIRPKVDGGSVAYRHLGAVVTEWELTQELEAPLTLNASFDFQTVTHSSDPAAALPVRYPAASVPYDWTRGAVYLTLPGSPEAPVAVSKWSVKASRGLKTDRRAVRASALKREPKRSEFPEYEGELEVEFDSNTLALYEAFIAGSTLGLRIAYSGVTQAADGTVSRLELRANAIQFSGESPEASLDELTTMSLPFVVLHPLTAGTDALTMTYVEPSGDDPTTPGLDLD; encoded by the coding sequence GTGGCACTCGATGCCGCAATCTCGATCGGCGCGGAGTCTGCATATGGTGTATCCGCGGCCGGAACCACTGATGGTTACGAAGGCAAGGCCGATTCCTGGAAGGCCAGCCGCGAACCTATCGAGTCTCAAGGATTCCGCGCGGGCCGCCAGACGCTCGCCGCCGACCGCCGCCGCGTGGTCGATATGGGCGGCGAAGGCGAACTTGAAGTGGACATGCTCGACTCCGGTGCGGGACCTCTACTCCGGGCGTGCTGGGACGCGATGACCGTGTCCGGCGGCGCCGGAGACGCACCAACCACACTGACATTCCGGACGGCGACCACACCCGCCAGTCCGTCGGTGACGGCGCAGATGATCCGCCCCAAGGTCGACGGCGGAAGCGTCGCCTACCGGCACCTGGGCGCGGTCGTCACCGAGTGGGAGCTGACCCAGGAACTCGAAGCGCCGCTGACGCTGAACGCGTCGTTCGACTTCCAGACCGTGACCCACTCCAGCGATCCGGCGGCGGCGCTGCCCGTCCGGTATCCGGCGGCGTCCGTGCCCTACGACTGGACCCGCGGAGCGGTGTACCTGACCCTCCCGGGCAGCCCGGAGGCACCAGTGGCTGTGTCCAAGTGGTCGGTGAAGGCCAGCCGCGGCCTGAAGACCGACCGGCGAGCCGTCCGGGCTTCCGCGCTCAAACGCGAGCCAAAGCGGTCGGAGTTCCCGGAGTACGAAGGCGAACTGGAAGTCGAGTTCGACAGCAACACGCTCGCGCTCTACGAAGCGTTCATCGCGGGGAGCACGCTCGGACTGCGCATCGCCTACTCCGGTGTGACCCAGGCGGCTGACGGCACCGTCTCCCGCTTGGAGTTGCGTGCTAACGCGATCCAGTTCAGCGGCGAGAGCCCGGAAGCCAGCCTGGACGAACTGACGACCATGTCCTTGCCCTTCGTGGTGCTGCACCCGCTCACCGCCGGGACCGACGCGCTCACGATGACCTACGTCGAGCCATCCGGGGATGACCCCACGACACCGGGTCTCGACCTGGACTGA